A single region of the Agromyces sp. Leaf222 genome encodes:
- the rpsO gene encoding 30S ribosomal protein S15 — MALEADVKKAIIEEYATHPGDTGSPEVQIALLTKRIKDLTEHLKEHKHDHHSRRGLLLLVGQRRRLLGYLADVEINRYRKLIERLGLRR; from the coding sequence ATGGCACTCGAAGCAGACGTCAAGAAGGCGATCATCGAAGAGTACGCGACCCACCCCGGTGACACTGGATCCCCCGAGGTCCAGATCGCGCTCCTCACGAAGCGAATCAAGGACCTCACCGAGCACCTGAAGGAGCACAAGCACGACCACCACTCGCGTCGTGGCCTGCTCCTCCTCGTCGGTCAGCGCCGTCGTCTCCTCGGCTACCTCGCCGATGTCGAGATCAACCGCTACCGCAAGCTCATCGAGCGTCTCGGCCTGCGCCGCTAA
- a CDS encoding glycosyltransferase family 39 protein, giving the protein MSATTLPRQAEAAQRDDVATDERGGATRSESRRVARARSSRRTAILVAIALAVVAALLRLIDITTSYDIFIDEATYAAIARDTTLLVGPTLHGLSFVLHPPIALLLLAGPAQFLGSHDVAALIVGLRPVAAVFGSLTVAVLYLALRRAGLRKAALAAAALVALDPFIISFDSRVMLEAFAQLFAVLTVAAAIRTATADPRTRWRWAVVTAVAGAATFGTKETFGLVILATLVLVACTAPRGERRGPMIAVAGTFFGYALVNLAMISWAGVGVWWHMRTDGLSRLLGTQQSTGFKAEGVQVSLWDRLLPNGVELAATYTILTIGGLCAISLLWGLLRRRAWAVDLAPGAAAAVRIVAIWAVCACGYVAYAVVFGSLEEQMFYIAVVPCAAALSIRVFVIGRRVLRRAGIVGVVAILCLQGVAWVQVHTVSDDVYAQLLERVADVAPAGSTLAVTEETGQFVISGYELGQWATAPELIEHDVDFVLLSDRLVEHGYGLADQEFADAVREHGELVLSVQGRENDLQLYDVRDWTHPAGSDIATTGDGS; this is encoded by the coding sequence ATGAGCGCGACGACCCTTCCCCGCCAGGCGGAAGCCGCCCAGCGCGACGACGTCGCCACCGACGAACGTGGTGGAGCCACCCGATCCGAGTCCCGCAGGGTGGCGCGCGCCCGCAGTTCGCGCCGGACGGCGATCCTCGTCGCGATCGCCCTCGCGGTGGTCGCCGCCCTGCTTCGGCTGATCGACATCACGACGTCGTACGACATCTTCATTGACGAGGCGACCTACGCCGCCATCGCACGGGACACGACGCTGCTCGTCGGCCCTACGCTGCACGGCCTCTCGTTCGTGCTGCATCCGCCCATCGCCCTGCTGCTGCTCGCGGGCCCCGCCCAGTTCCTCGGATCGCATGACGTGGCGGCCCTCATCGTCGGGCTCCGGCCGGTGGCCGCGGTGTTCGGTTCACTGACGGTCGCCGTGCTGTACCTCGCGCTGCGCCGGGCAGGGCTGCGCAAGGCGGCGTTGGCGGCTGCCGCCCTCGTCGCCCTCGACCCGTTCATCATCAGCTTCGACAGCCGGGTGATGCTCGAGGCGTTCGCGCAGCTGTTCGCCGTGCTCACGGTCGCCGCGGCGATCCGCACCGCGACCGCCGACCCGCGCACGCGATGGCGATGGGCGGTCGTGACCGCCGTGGCCGGCGCCGCGACCTTCGGCACCAAGGAGACGTTCGGGCTCGTCATCCTCGCGACGCTCGTGCTCGTCGCGTGCACCGCCCCGCGCGGCGAGCGGCGCGGGCCGATGATCGCCGTGGCCGGAACGTTCTTCGGGTACGCGTTGGTCAACCTCGCCATGATCTCGTGGGCCGGTGTCGGCGTGTGGTGGCACATGCGCACCGACGGCCTGTCGCGGCTCCTCGGCACCCAGCAGTCGACGGGGTTCAAGGCGGAGGGCGTGCAGGTCTCGCTGTGGGACCGGCTGCTCCCGAACGGCGTCGAGCTCGCTGCGACCTACACGATCCTGACGATCGGGGGGTTGTGCGCGATCTCATTGCTGTGGGGCCTGCTTCGCCGCCGCGCTTGGGCGGTCGACCTGGCACCGGGCGCCGCGGCGGCCGTGCGCATCGTCGCGATCTGGGCCGTCTGCGCATGCGGCTACGTCGCGTACGCGGTGGTCTTCGGCTCGCTCGAGGAGCAGATGTTCTATATCGCGGTCGTTCCCTGCGCCGCGGCGCTCTCGATCCGCGTCTTCGTGATCGGCCGACGCGTACTGCGGCGCGCCGGCATCGTGGGCGTCGTCGCGATCCTCTGCCTGCAGGGCGTCGCGTGGGTGCAGGTGCACACGGTGTCCGACGACGTGTACGCCCAGCTGCTCGAGCGCGTCGCCGACGTCGCACCGGCGGGAAGCACACTTGCTGTCACCGAGGAGACCGGCCAGTTCGTCATCTCCGGCTACGAGCTGGGCCAGTGGGCCACGGCGCCCGAGCTCATCGAGCACGACGTCGACTTCGTGCTGTTGTCGGATCGTCTCGTCGAGCACGGCTACGGCCTCGCCGACCAGGAGTTCGCCGACGCCGTCAGGGAGCACGGCGAGCTCGTGCTCTCGGTGCAGGGGCGTGAGAACGACCTGCAGCTCTACGACGTTCGGGACTGGACGCACCCGGCCGGCAGCGACATCGCGACGACGGGGGACGGCTCATGA
- a CDS encoding glycosyltransferase family 4 protein produces the protein MTARPRVLHLGYEDPRKPGAGGGSVRTHEINTRLAEDFDLVVACARFPGCEPYTQDGVRYVHLGAGTGRDLSAATYFAAQRGAVRRYAPDLVVEDFGAPISTWGLPRTTSVPVVGVVQWLFAAEKSRQYHLPFDRIEQFGLAAHRTLIAVSDDLGARLRERNPRAEVHVVPNALPPQAFATPHDGPRTGIRYLGRIEDAQKGLSLLLHAYASATRSPAGIAQDVLIAGEGPDRGALESLAVELGIDDRVRFVGPVALTDRFEWLAAAELVAMPSRYETFGMVAAESMAVHTPVVAFDIDCLRNLVDEANGRRVPAFDVEAYARALLEVGADSGLRSSLGRHGAADVAHLTWDNAAEHQGRVYRAAMQGRSSEAAR, from the coding sequence ATGACCGCCCGCCCGCGCGTGCTGCACCTCGGCTACGAGGATCCGCGAAAGCCCGGCGCCGGCGGCGGCTCGGTGCGCACGCACGAGATCAACACCCGCTTGGCCGAGGACTTCGACCTGGTCGTCGCGTGTGCGAGGTTCCCCGGGTGCGAGCCGTACACGCAGGACGGCGTGCGCTACGTGCACCTGGGTGCCGGCACGGGTCGCGACCTGAGCGCCGCGACGTACTTCGCCGCGCAGCGTGGTGCGGTTCGCCGGTACGCGCCCGATCTCGTCGTCGAGGACTTCGGCGCTCCGATCTCGACCTGGGGCCTGCCTCGAACGACATCGGTGCCGGTCGTCGGGGTCGTGCAGTGGCTCTTCGCCGCGGAGAAGTCGCGTCAGTACCACCTCCCGTTCGACCGGATCGAGCAGTTCGGCCTGGCGGCGCACCGCACCCTCATCGCCGTGTCCGACGACCTCGGTGCCCGGTTGCGCGAACGCAACCCGCGCGCCGAGGTGCACGTGGTGCCGAATGCCCTGCCGCCGCAGGCGTTCGCGACTCCCCATGACGGCCCGCGCACCGGCATCCGCTATCTCGGTCGCATCGAAGACGCCCAGAAGGGGCTCAGCCTGCTGCTGCACGCGTACGCGAGTGCGACCCGATCGCCCGCCGGGATCGCGCAGGACGTGCTCATCGCCGGCGAGGGCCCCGACCGGGGTGCACTCGAATCGCTCGCGGTGGAACTCGGCATCGACGACCGGGTGCGCTTCGTCGGACCGGTGGCACTGACCGACCGGTTCGAGTGGCTGGCCGCCGCGGAGCTCGTCGCGATGCCGAGCCGGTACGAGACGTTCGGCATGGTCGCCGCCGAATCGATGGCCGTGCACACGCCGGTCGTCGCCTTCGACATCGACTGCCTGCGCAACCTCGTCGATGAGGCGAACGGACGTCGCGTGCCGGCGTTCGACGTCGAGGCCTACGCTCGGGCGTTGCTCGAGGTCGGAGCCGACTCGGGACTCCGTTCCTCGCTGGGCCGGCACGGCGCGGCCGATGTCGCCCACCTCACCTGGGACAACGCGGCCGAGCACCAGGGCCGCGTGTATCGGGCGGCCATGCAGGGCCGCTCGTCGGAGGCCGCACGATGA
- a CDS encoding glycosyltransferase, translated as MLDELVHARPRAVRPLPMHDRAVHGSTRTIDPTSAAATVAATAAAVAELDVIIPAYNEELRIGAALEALCTQFAGHPDRIRVLVVDNGSVDGTVEVVDRVRSRGVRIEIVNCRTPGKGAAVRAGVAHATAPYIAYVDADTSVPPHVLATGLALLEHGWEGIVGSRRALGGEYAVAQPLLRRVGSRAFNLAARTVVGPLSDTQCGMKMFRRELATALFAESKIDGFAFDVEILARARAAGMRLMELPITWTDSAGSSFAPVKDGIASFREIARVRLLTRGLSRAA; from the coding sequence ATGCTCGACGAGCTTGTGCACGCGCGCCCGCGCGCTGTGCGACCCCTGCCCATGCACGACCGCGCCGTGCACGGTTCGACGCGCACGATCGACCCGACGAGCGCCGCCGCCACCGTCGCTGCCACCGCCGCAGCCGTGGCCGAGCTGGACGTCATCATCCCGGCCTACAACGAGGAGCTGCGCATCGGCGCGGCGCTCGAAGCGCTGTGCACGCAGTTCGCCGGGCATCCAGACCGCATCCGGGTGCTGGTGGTGGACAACGGCAGCGTCGACGGCACGGTCGAGGTCGTCGATCGCGTGCGCAGCCGAGGTGTGCGGATCGAGATCGTCAACTGCCGTACCCCGGGCAAGGGCGCCGCGGTGCGCGCCGGTGTCGCACACGCGACCGCTCCCTACATCGCCTACGTCGACGCCGACACCTCGGTGCCCCCGCACGTGCTGGCCACGGGACTCGCGCTGCTCGAGCACGGCTGGGAGGGCATCGTCGGGTCGCGTCGAGCGCTCGGCGGCGAGTACGCGGTCGCCCAGCCGCTGCTGCGCAGGGTCGGGAGCCGGGCGTTCAACCTCGCCGCACGAACCGTGGTGGGGCCGTTGAGCGACACCCAGTGCGGCATGAAGATGTTCCGTCGCGAGCTCGCGACGGCCCTGTTCGCCGAGTCCAAGATCGACGGCTTCGCGTTCGACGTCGAGATCCTCGCTCGCGCGCGGGCCGCCGGAATGCGGCTGATGGAGCTGCCGATCACGTGGACCGACAGCGCGGGCTCCTCCTTCGCCCCGGTGAAGGACGGCATCGCCTCGTTCCGCGAGATCGCCCGCGTGCGACTGCTGACCCGGGGGCTGTCCCGTGCCGCCTGA
- a CDS encoding glycosyltransferase family 4 protein translates to MPPEPARDVSTGTLVIANWRDLDHPEAGGAELVCQELAERYAARGWDVVLLAAAVTGRPRLEQRDGYRIVRGGGRFTVYVHALWWLLRHRREVGGVIDSQNGIPFFTPLAVPAGTPVVMLLHHVHQEQFAGYFPAPVAALGRWLESTASRRVYGRRSVVAVSPSTRTDARRRLGLRGSLWVAPPGLSATPAVDVDRSERPAIVTVGRLVHHKQVAQVVSALPAVLERHPDLTMTFIGRGPERDALVELATSLQVAHAVHIRGDLDDTARDRALAGAWMSVNASQGEGWGLSVLEANAQGVPVLAYRRRGLRDSIVDGETGWLLEEGDDLAEAIIDRIDELAHADEAARYARNARAWASQFTWDSMADRIEGALEFERQRLGARGDQAAPLSDTATVLTMHVDALPDDWRDHLRPSDLWIRDGDLIRVLCLDTDVTAAEALLARFGLGADSPCREQVRVEVARTRDHLSLRRPAERSTEAAR, encoded by the coding sequence GTGCCGCCTGAGCCCGCGCGCGACGTCTCGACCGGCACGCTCGTCATCGCCAACTGGCGCGACCTCGATCATCCCGAGGCGGGTGGCGCCGAGCTCGTCTGCCAGGAGCTCGCCGAGCGCTACGCCGCTCGCGGGTGGGATGTCGTGCTGCTCGCGGCCGCCGTCACGGGGCGTCCGCGGCTCGAGCAGCGCGACGGCTACCGGATCGTCCGCGGCGGCGGCCGCTTCACGGTGTACGTGCACGCCCTGTGGTGGCTGCTGCGCCATCGCCGCGAGGTCGGCGGCGTCATCGATTCGCAGAACGGCATCCCGTTCTTCACGCCGCTCGCCGTCCCGGCCGGCACCCCGGTCGTGATGCTGTTGCACCACGTGCACCAGGAGCAGTTCGCCGGGTACTTCCCCGCGCCGGTGGCCGCGCTCGGACGCTGGCTCGAGAGCACGGCGAGCCGTCGCGTGTACGGCCGACGCAGCGTGGTCGCCGTCTCGCCGTCGACCCGCACGGACGCGCGCCGCCGGCTCGGCCTGCGCGGCAGCCTCTGGGTCGCGCCCCCCGGGCTCTCGGCGACACCGGCCGTCGACGTCGACCGCTCCGAGCGACCGGCGATCGTGACGGTGGGACGTCTCGTGCACCACAAGCAGGTGGCGCAGGTCGTCTCCGCGCTGCCGGCCGTGCTGGAGCGCCACCCCGACCTCACCATGACGTTCATCGGTCGCGGACCGGAGCGCGACGCGCTCGTCGAGCTCGCGACGTCCCTGCAGGTGGCCCACGCCGTCCACATCCGCGGCGACCTCGACGACACGGCACGCGATCGTGCCCTGGCCGGTGCATGGATGTCGGTCAATGCCTCCCAGGGCGAAGGCTGGGGGCTCTCCGTCCTCGAGGCGAACGCGCAGGGTGTTCCCGTGCTCGCCTACCGCCGACGGGGCCTGCGCGACTCGATCGTCGACGGTGAGACCGGCTGGCTCCTCGAAGAGGGAGACGATCTCGCCGAGGCGATCATCGATCGGATCGACGAGCTCGCGCACGCCGACGAGGCTGCCCGCTACGCGAGGAACGCCCGCGCCTGGGCGTCGCAGTTCACCTGGGACTCGATGGCCGACCGCATCGAGGGTGCGCTCGAGTTCGAACGACAGCGGCTCGGTGCCCGAGGCGACCAGGCGGCCCCGTTGTCCGACACGGCGACGGTGTTGACCATGCACGTCGATGCGCTGCCCGACGACTGGCGCGACCATCTGAGGCCCTCCGACCTGTGGATCCGGGACGGTGACCTCATCCGGGTGCTCTGCCTGGACACCGACGTGACCGCGGCCGAGGCCCTTCTCGCGCGATTCGGGTTGGGCGCGGACTCGCCGTGTCGCGAGCAGGTGCGGGTCGAGGTTGCGCGCACCCGCGACCACCTCAGCCTGCGTCGGCCCGCCGAGCGCAGCACCGAGGCGGCCCGATGA